The Calothrix sp. PCC 7507 DNA segment TGACTTGGTGATTTGCGATATTCTGATGCCAGATATGGATGGTTATAGTGTGCTGATGACTCTGCGCCAAAATCCTCTGACTGCAGTGATTCCCTTCATTTTTCTCACGGGTATTGATACTAAGGCTGATGTTCGCAAAGGTATGGAGTTGGGTGCAGATGACTATATTACCAAACCTTCTACTGTTGAGGAATTGCTGAGAGCGATCGCTGTGCGACTAGAAAAGCAAGCTCTCCTCAATGACTGGTATACTCATAACTCTCATCCAACTTCATCGGTAGTTTCTGAATCTATTTTTCCCTTCGTTCCCCAACTCAAAGACGTTTTCGATTTTATCGAAGCTAATTATCGTCAAGGAATTACTTTGTCTGATGTGGCTACTGCAGTTGGTTATTCATCGGCTTACTTGACACATAGAGTCGCTGAAAAAACAGGAGATACTGTCAACGGCTGGATTGTCCGCCGACGGATGGCTGCAGCACGCCCCTTACTTATGGATACTAGTCAGACAATTGAGCAGATTGCTTTAGCATTGGGTTATCAAAATGCTTGTCATTTTTCTCGCCAGTTTCGTCAACATCATGGATTACCTCCTAAAAATTGGCGAAAACAGCACCAGCTTTTGCAGGCTTCTAAAAATGCGAAGCGACAACTCATCAAAACTCGCACTATGGCTGGCGGTTATGTACCCCTAAGTTGCAGCTAATTTTCTTTGGGCTTTGTCCATTTTTGTACTAACAATTGCACTGCTAACGCCAGCAAGCCAATAGCGATGATTCCACATATCCCGGTTCCTAGCGCCACTATCCCGACAACTAGGGTGCGAACAGCGGAGGTAATCCTGATCACTAGCTGGTTATCTGAATGGATGGGTTTTGTGGCAAAATTTGTAGCGATCGCAATCATTATTGAATAAAGTGCATATCCCATTCCTCCAGACACAATCGCCCCAGCTATACAGCGTAAAGGAGTTGATTGTATTTGTCCTTGGGTATCTAGTTGGGGGGTTAAATTGGGGTCACTCATTGAATTGGGGATTGGGGATTGGGGATTGGGGATTGGGGATTGGGGACTGGGGACTGGGGACTGGGGCAGGGGGCAGGGAGAGTGGGGGAAGAACTAGGGTTTTGACTCTTGACTCTTGACTCTTGACTCTTGACTCTTGACTCTTGACTCTTAACTGTTAACTGTTAACTGTTAACTGTTAACTGAATCCCATGTGTAATTGTCCTAGTCACAAACAATTCTAAATCTTCGTCAGGAATTTCGTCTCTGACACGCAACTTAACTGCTTCGGCTTGCTGGTGAGATTCTACAAGCGCAAATACCGTGGGGCCAGAACCAGACATCATTGTTCCTAAAACACCTGCTTGCTTGGCAAACACTTCTCGCAGTTGCAGCACTTGGGGATACGCTGGTAATACCACTCGCTCTAAATCATTATGCAGTTTTTGGGCGATGTCTACTGCGTCTTTCTTTAAGATAGCTTTGACTATGGCTCCCGAATGAACTGCGTTAGCACGGGCTGCTAAATCTTTGGTATCTCTAATATAAGTATTACCAAATTGCTGTCGATAGGTCTTGTATGCCCAAGCTGTGGAAACTTCCAAGCTGCGGTATTTCCCTAACACTATATATATAGTATCTAAATTTGGTAAAGGAGAAAGTTGCTCACCTCTACCTGTAGCAATGACAGTTCCACCCGCCACACAAAAGGGTACATCTGAACCTAGTGTTGCTCCTAGTTCTTCTAATTCTGACTGAGTTAGCCCCAATTTCCATAATAAATCTATCCCCACCAACACCGCTGCGGCATTTGCGGAACCTCCAGCCAACCCAGCTGCTACGGGAATACGCTTTTTGATGGTAATCTCTACACCACCATATTTGCTGAAAGCATCTGGAAATTTTGCCACCATGAGTTCAGCAGCGCGGTATGCTAAATTACTTTTATCCGTCGGTACTTGTGGGTGTTCGCAATAGACGCGGATGCTGTCTGTGCTTGCAGCACGTACATCAATTTGGTCGGCAAGGTCAATACTTTGCAGTATCATTGCTAACTCATGAAATCCATCTGGACGGTCGCCGATGATTTCCAGATACAAGTTGATTTTAGCAGGGGCGATGAGGGTGTAGGAAGGCATATACAGTTATCAGTTATCAGTTATCAGTTACTTGTACTGAGCGCAGTCGAAGTATCAGGGTCAGTCTGTTCACTGTTAACTGTTCACTGTTAACTGATTACTGAGAGTAACCCATTGCTGGACGCTGAGGTCTTCGGCGCGGACTTGGGGGTTGATGTTTAATTGTTGGAGTAAGTGTGTCAGGCGATCGCGTTCAACTGTTGATTGTAGATTATTTCGTAACATTTTCCGCTTGGCTGCAAACCCTAATTTGATTAAACTTTCTAATTTTCGGGGGTCAAGTGCGGGGGTTTCTATTTGTCGCGGACGTAATCGCACGACTGCGGAATCGACTTTTGGTGCTGGGTAAAATGCTGCGGCTGGAACTGGACAAATTAACTCGCAATCAGCTAAATATTGCACCCTGACACTCAAAGCTCCAAAAGCTCTTGATTCTGGTTTAGCATACAACCTTTCTGCTACTTCTTTTTGTACTAATAATACTATGGAATCAAATGGTTCTAGATTGGGATTACTGATTGTACCCAAGAGTTTTTCGATGATTGGTCCGGTGATATTGTAGGGAATATTAGCGACAACTTTATTTTGCTTTTGGAATTTGGGAAATGCTGTTAACTGTGATGGTGAATCTAATGTGAGAAAGTCGCCTTGTAACAGCAAAAAATTTTCTTTTTTACCGAGTTGCTTGGCGAGTAATTGACATAAATCGCGGTCTATTTCCACTGCGACTAAAGATTGTACTAAGGGTAATAAACGACGTGTAAGAATGCCGGTTCCTGGTCCGATTTCCAAGATGCGGTCATCTGATGTACACCCCGCCGCCTTGACTATCGCGTCGAGTACCTTTTCACTTTTGAGCCAATGCTGGGCAAAGTGCCTGCGCGGTTGAACCATCTATTATCCTCTCTATATAAAGGTTTTAACTTCTCGCAGAAAATTCGTTTCTTACTTTTTGCTTACTTTTAAAGTGCGTTTTTTAGGGCATTTTGCCCAAATGCATCTTGACATATAAGTAATTGCATGATAACGAAGTAAGCATTTATTTTGGTCAGGGCAGATAGTCCACCCCAGTTATACCAATCAAAACAGGTTCTTAAATTCAGCAAAAATCAAAACAATACACCCGAATAAAAACCATAGCTAATGCATTCTAGTGAAGAGGAATTATAGTAACATATATATCGACAACCAAACACTGTTGGGTTGGTTCACCAAAAAGACTAGCGGCAATGAATTTGGTGAGTATCTGCCAGATGAAGAAGCACAGTTACAAGAAGAGAGTATTCGGATTCGAGCTAGTAACGACAAAGAAGCACAAGAAAAATGTGAGCAAGAATCTGAACCATACAACGGCATAGACACTACTGCTTAACCAACAGAAAAAGACAAAGAGTACGATTGTAAATTCAAATTCTGGTCTTAATTATGAATCCAATACTTTATGCTGACTGGGATGAAAACCCCATCAGAATACAAGCTATTAGTCATCAAATGCCATCTGCGCCTAACCTACCACTTTCAGGTGGTTGTACAACTAGAATGCCACTAGAAAGGTTCCTCAAAGAACTTGAACGTGATCTTAAAAATCAAACAGGAAAGTATTATGTCCGCGTGAGAGGATGTGACGATTCCGAAGATGAGGCAAACATCTACACTTTAAAAACTTGGCAGGTATGCCGTCCAGATGATGGCACTTATGAAGCAGTAGTCATCTTATATTATGCACCTATTAATACTTACCTCACTCTCAAGAAGCATTTTGGCGACGAAGACGCTCAAGCATATCTTGACCAAATTGCGGCTAGAAGCGCAGCTATTACCGCACTGACAGATGCTTTGGATTAAATAACTAGACAAGATGCGATCGCTAATATTGAATCAAAATATATGATTAAATCCACGTAGTTCGTAGGGTGTGTTATGCCGGAGGCTAAAGCGCCGTCCGAGATTTTCGGTGCCGTACTCTCACCGTTAAGGCACCCTCCTAGATAAAAGCCAATTTGTGTGTACACCGTAGGTAATCGCGGAGGAGTGCCGCAACTTGGACTTTTTTAACACGATATACATTTTCCATTAAGAGCGCTATACAATGTCATTGCGAGGAACGAAGCAATCGCAATAGCTGGAATTACTACAATACAAAATTATTCAACTACTCGGAAATTACCATTTGTACCGTTGTATATTTAGGCATGGAAAAATCTGTAGCCACTTAAATATGTTATGCCAGATACACCTTCAGATAGCATTTGGATTGTCACCGACGACACCCATCAAATATCGATTCCCGACGGAACTAGAGGCGGGATTTCCAGAGGTGGTGACTGGGGAGACGAAACCAGGGAAAGTACTGGTAGCAAAAGCGTAGGAGATGCAGTTAAAGTCAGCGCGCAAAAATTAGAGCAAGAAATGACTCACTTTCTGCAAGTAGTAGGACGCTTATTCAGCCGCGCAGAACAGCAGGCTCAAGTTAACTCTGGAATGCAGTTATCAGAAATTGAGCTATCGGTAGAAATTAGTGGCGAGGGAGAAGTAAAGTTAATTGGCAATGGTGCAAAAGCTGGGGGGAAAGGAGCAATTAAGCTGACATTCAAACGCCAAGAATCAAAATGAGATAGCGATCGCATTAACCAGTTATGATCATGCCATCAGTAAGGTATAGGTGCAAATCGCAAAGCCCGTAGGGGTGGGGTTTCCCCACCCTTGATTGTTTGGAAGTAATCAAGCTAACCAAGAATCAAAATGAAATGGCGAAAAATTGGGCGATGCCTTCGGCAACCCGAAGCGGGAACGCGATCGGCATAAACCAGTATGATTTACTGCAACCGCTAAAATATGCCAAGCGGGATGCACTGTTGCTCATCGACACCATTATCGACAACAGCAACGCCCAAGAAAATATTGTCGATTTTTTCCCAGGTGATGATTTACTTACACCAATTCAACGCAGACGAGGTTTACCAATTGGCAATTTAACAAGTCAATTCTTTGCCAATATTTACCTCAATAGTTTTGACCACTTTGTTAAAGAAAAATTAAAAGCCCAAAAATACATCCGCTATGTTGATGATTTTGCCCTATTTGCCGATGACCACAATTTTCTAGCAAATGCTCGTCTAGCAATAGAAGCATATTTAGCAACTTTAAGATTAAAAATTCATCCTGTTAAAAGTCAGTTATTTGAAACTAAACACGGAGCTAACTTTTTAGGTTTTCGCATCTTACCAAATCGAATTCGCGTGCGGACAGAAAACCTCCGGCGAGCGCGACGCAGATTAAAACAAATGCAAATTGATTATGCTCATGGTAAAATTAGCCAACAACAAGTATCGCAAAGATTACAAAGTTGGGTAGCACATTTAAATCATGGCAATACCCAACGGTTGCGAAGAAAGATATTCGCTACTCTCGTATTTGCGAGAGAGTGAAGAAGGGATAGGCACTTCCGACTGCTGCGTGGTGGTTCTTGGAACAACAACCCAGAAAACTGTCGCAGTGGGAACCGTAACAACAATATCGGTTTTCGCGTCGTTCTTGTTCTCGCGTGAGCGCTCCCCAAAGTCAGAACTGATAAATGGGAATTTATCGGGTGTACATCAGGGAGTCCAGACCTGTTCCCGTGGGGAAGGCGACAACCTCCGAATATCAAACTGAGTCGGATAGCTTGGTAGGTTGCAAAACCGAATAATTGTCCGGCTCAATCAAAATCCCCTGTAAGAAATGGGGCAAAACAGAATTTTTGAACAAAAAATATGAACGATTCTATTACGGGTTAACCACAAAATAACTCATAATATGATGAAACTTCCTAATCCTCAACACGCTTAACGGGTGACAAGGTGGCTCAAGATGAGATGTGGTAAGAATTTGAGAAAATAAGGTGGTAAAAAAATAGGGGGAAGTAAACCCCCACAAAAAATAAAATGTTACCACAATCATATCAAACTATCTTCCGCAAGCACTTGAGTGAACAGCAGTATCTGACACTGGAGTTATTGTTGTTACTGATACAAGCTCATCGACAAGTAAAGCTGTCAACATTGGCCAGCTTATTTCCGCAAGCAATTACATATGAAAGTCGAAAACGCAATCTACAAAGATTTTTAGTGGTAGGTAATCTCTGCGTGAAATTATTGTGGTTTCCCCTGATCAAATATTGGATCAGACAACAGAGAACAGGACATAAATTAAATCGAGAACAGCGACGTTATTTCGATAAGAAAAAGCATCAAAAATATGGTTATTGGATGGTGGCACTGGATAGAACTCAGTGGAAAGGGCGGAATGTATTTATGGTGACATTGGTATGGGGTACTCATGCCTTACCACTATATTGGGAAACATTAAATCATGTGGGAAACAGTAATTTACAAACGCAAAAACGATTGATAAATACGGCGATGAAGCTGTTGAAAAAATGTCGAGTTGTGGTGTTGGCAGACAGAGAATTTCATAGTCCTAAACTCGCTAAATGGCTTGATGATCAAGGAATCTACTTTGCTTTACGTCAGAAGAAAGACCTTCACTTCCAGTCACAACCAGGACTTGAATATCAGGTACTTAAAGACCAAGGTTTTCAGCCAGGAATGTCAAAGTTTTATGTGGGCGTTAAATGTGGTAAAGCGGATGAATTGGGTTTATTTAACATCGCTGTTTATTGGAAAAGGAAATATCGCAATAATGGCTCAAAACAGCCTTGGTACATCTTGACGAATTTACCAACTCTTCAACAAACTTTATGCCTCTATCGCTGCCGATGGGGGATTGAGCAATTCTTCAAAGATTGTAAGACGGGTGGTTATAACCTAGAAGATACCAAAGTGAATGAAACTCGTTTTTTAGCTTTAGTATTATTGATTGTAATTGCTTATAGTTTAGCTACAATGCATGGTCAACAGATGCAAAATCTAGGCATAGAAACTTATGCCGGACGTATTAAAGAACACAATGACCAGACCTCTCGCCACAGCGATTTTAGCTTTGCTCTTTACGGACAACTATGGATATATGGTATGGAATTATGGGCTGATTTAGCTCTCTTGTTAATGGCTCTCAAGCCTCACAAACGCCTATTTTTTCAACGTGGCTTTCAGGCTCTATCCCTTATGAAACAAGCGGTTTAGCCATGTTGTCACCCGTTAAGCTCAACACGCTATCGTTGAAATAGAAAAAATCGCCGGGTATTGTCTCAATCCAGAGCATCCAGAGGGAAAACACAAAGCTCGTGTATTCAAATCCGCCCTTAATTTAGATTTAAATGATGCAGAAGAACTACAAACTATACTTTTACAAGCAGTAGCTAATTATGATCAATCCCTGGTAAAAGTAATCCATACAGTCAAAAATATATCACCGATTTTCTCATTACTCGTGCCAACAAACAAGCCATGATTCAGAGTATTTGGATAGTACGAAATGATGAAAATTTCCCCCGCCTAGTCACCTGTTATGTAATCTAATCAGTGAGATAATAGCCATGAAATTATTAGATGTTGTTGCTCTAACCGAAGACTTACCAAAATTGGGATTGTACCGTGGTCAAGTAGGAACAATTGTAGATGAATATGAACATGAAGTCTTTGAAGTAGAATTCAGCGACTTAACAGGAAAAGCTTATGCAGTAGAAACTTTAAATACCAGTCAACTAATGGTTTTATATCACCAGCCAATTGGTGGAAAAACATTATTGGTTTAACTCTGATCTCAACTCAACCGATTCGCTTGTACCCAAGCACGGAAAGCTTTCATCGCCGCATTTCTCCCATCAATTTTACTCCGGGTTAAATATTCCGGAATAATTTCAGCAATTGGTAAACCAGGAAAAATACGACTGGTAGATTTTACATATTTACCCTCAACTAGAACATTAATTTCTAACTTAGTTCCATTCCAACGCCACAATTCTGGGACTCCCAACACTTCATAATTGTTGAAACGGGTGCGGGAGGTAATATCAATTTCAATGGCTAAATCTGGTGGTGGATCAACAGTTAAGTCAATTCTATCCTTACCTCGAACAGCGGCTTCATTTTGAATATAAAAACAATCATCAGGTTCTACCCCAGCAGCCATTTTTTCTTGGTCAAAAGTTGTAGAACCCAGACTCCAAAATTCCATATTGAGTTCTTCTAATAAAGCTTTGACAAAATCCCCAATAATAACTTTAGATACCTCATGTTCTGGTAATGGAGCCATGATTTCTAACACCCCTTGGCTGTAAGATACTCTCGCATTACGATTTTCTCCCAATTCTGCCAAAATATTTTTATATGCTGACCAAGAGATATCTTTAATCAATAACTGATGACCGACAGGTACGATTAGCTGGTTGAGTTGAAGTAACATGACTTTCTCGCTCCTAAAGTTAACCTAACTAGTAGTCTGTCAAGCACTAATTGACGGGTAATGCGAGCATCTTGCTCGCGTCGTGAGCGGGACGCTCACACTACAAACCCGTCAAAATCAATTTGACGCACTACTAGTAGTCTGTCCCATAGTTCGTAGTAAGCACTGAAGTGCTTAGAAATCAAGGACTAAAGTCCTTACTACAAACTTAACTGAAATTCTCGCAATATTCGCTTTGAGAGAGGTTGCATTGCAACCTCTCTACAGGGAGTTATGGGGTTTGAATTTGACGGCTTAAAATACTCATAACTTCACCTGAGTTGGTGGTTGGTAGCAATGGACTCCAGTCGCCAACACTGGCGTAGCCAATTACCTGTAGATAGTGAATGGTGCTGGTAACGGCTTTAGGAGAGCCAATTAGTAGATGTTTAATTGGTTCTCTTTGGGGAAATGAGTGTTTAAAAGACTGCTCTAGCTGGGATTGAGTGGACTTTTGGTGATCTACGAACTTTTGTATGTGTGCCATCATTGTATTTGTGATCCGGTTATCGGGTTTACATAAAGGCGATCGCTTTCTTCTTAGCGGGATTGGGCGATCGCCTTTATCATGCACTTATATTAAAGTATAATTTTATACCTGTCAAGCATAAATTTAAAAATTATTATTAATAATTCCCCAGTTTTAACAGAAATAAATTATGTGCAATTTATGTAATATTGGCAACACAATATAATAAAAATCTTCTGAGAAGTGAGCTATTTGATAATATAAAATATGGAGAGATAAAATGTACTCACCCCTACTCTACGTGAGACAAAAATCAGCAACAACTGATAACTGATATAGCGGTTTTCAGTCGAGTGCAATACAGTCTTCATCAGGGAGTCAGAATTCAGGAGAATTCAAGCCTTGACTACGCTCGGCTTTAATATTCTGGCTCCTGACTCCTTTGAGTCCGGGTGTATTTCATTCATCTGAGAATTGCTATAACTGCTCACTGACTAACAGGAATTTCAATGACAAATTCTGCCCCTTTTCCAGGTGTTGAATGACAAGATAACTTTCCTCGATGTTTGTCTACCACAATCTGATAACTAATAGATAGCCCCAATCCTGTACCTTTGCCCACATCTTTAGTAGTAAAGAAAGGGTCAAATAATTTTGACAGTATATTTTGGGGAATTCCTCGACCATTATCGGCAATGCGAATTGCTACCCAGCTACTATCAAGAATTTCAGTGCGAATACAAATTGAGGGATGATCAGTTGTTTTTCCGTTAACAACTGACTCTTCTAAAGCATCAATAGCATTACTAAGAATATTCATAAACACCTGATTTAGTTGACCAGGATAGCACGTGATAGGAGGAAGTTTCTCATACTCCTTAATCACGGAAATTTCCGGATGATCTGGTTTAGCTTTCAAGCGGTTTTGTAGAATCATCAGAGTACTATCAATACCTTCATGGATATCAACATCCTTCACTTCAGACTCATCAAGACGAGAGAAATTCCGCAACGACAGTACAATTTCACGAATCCGCTGAGTACCTAAGCGCATAGATTGAAGGAGTTTGATCAGGTCTTCTTTAAGAAAATTTAGGTCAATATCTGCAATTTCTGCTTGAATTTCTGTTGGGGGATTGGGGTAATGCTGTTGATAGAGTTCTATCAGTCGCAATAAGTCTTGAGCATATTCACTCGCTGGAATTAGATTACCATGAATAAAATTGACCGGATTGTTAATTTCGTGGGCAATACCTGCAACCATATTACCTATTGAAGACATTTTCTCACTTTGAATCAGTTGGGACTGAGTGCGTTGCAGTGCATACAAAGTATTTTCTAAATTTTGGGCTTGTTGTTGCAATTTTATCTCGGCTTGTTTGCGTTCAGTAATATCTGTTGATACACCTAAAATTTGCCGTATTGTACCATCATTATTACGCATGAACGGTGTTTCCCAATTGTATAACCAGCACCATTCACCATTCCCACGTCTTAACCGAAATTCATCTTTAAAGATGTCGCCATCATTAGCAGTAAGGATTTTTTGATGATGAGATTTCAACTTATCTACATCGTCTGGATGTAGAATATGAGCAATCAAATTTGCTCCCATCTGTTGCATTTCTTCAGGGGAATAATCAAGAATAATTGCCAGTTCTTGATTCACATAAACGTTGCGACGTTCTTCGAGGTCGAAGATGTAAAGAATATTGGGAGAAGAATCGGCAACACGTTGAATAAAGTGTTGGCTGGCTTTAAGTTCTTCTTCTGCTTGCTTACGTTCTGTGATGTCTATGACTGTGACAATAAGTTGAGAAATTTGTGAAGTACTATTCCACAGAGGTGTGATATTTATCTCCCACCAAGTTTCCTGGCCATTAGCCCAGAAAGATTCCTCAAATAACATCGTCTTGCCAGAATTAACGCATTCACGGTAGCGTTGACGATAAAGATGTGCCATATCAGCAGGTAGTGCCTCTGCCAATATTTTTCCGAATAAAGGTTCCAAAGGCATGGGACTGGCTTTGATAATGGCGGGATTGAAGTTAAGAAAACGAAACTCTGTGCCATTGTCTAAAACATCTAGAACATAAATGCCATAGTCCACGCCTTCCCAAATGCTTTGCAAAAACTGTGCCTGTTCTTGCAGTCGTTGCTCTGCTAGTTTGCGATCGCTCAACGCAGCTTGCTGTTCGCTAATATCAAATAAATAACCATGCCAAATTACCTCACCATCTGGCTGACGTTCTGGCCTAGCAAATCCCTTCACCCATTTATGCTGGCCAGAGGGAGTGACAACCCGCCAGTCATGTTCATAATCTTGCAGAGTTTGGGCAGAGTGAGCAATTGCTGCCTGTACACCTGGAATATCCTCTGGATAAATATAAGCAAAGGTGATCAACGCATCTTTTTGTATCTGTTCTGGCGCTAGTCCTAGAACCTCTCGTGAACCAGAAGAAACATAGGAAAAGTGCAATGTACCATCAAGTTTGAGACTAAGTTCATACATCATCCCTGGAACATTATCTGCTAGTCGCTGGAACCGAGCTTCACTTTGACGCAATGCTGCTGTGCGTTCCTCAACTTTGGCTTCTAACTCTTCATTCAAGCATTTGAGGGCTGCCTCTGCTTGCTTACGAGCAGTAATTACCTCAGCGAAAATGATGATACCCCCAACCTCGCCAGAGTCTTCGTACCAAGGATGTATCTCCCACTTCACCCAATCGACTGTCCCATCTACGCGAGGAAAAATATCTTCTTCACATTTTTCGATATTTCCTGCCAAACAACGTTGGTGAATTTCCTGCCAATGCTTAGTCTGTGGGAATACCTCATAACTAGAACGACCGATAAATTCCTGGTTATCCAAGCCGTAATCTTCTCGCCAGCGGCGACTTACTTGTAGGTAGCGCATTTGACGGTCAAAGATAGCGATCGCAGCTGGCGTGTATTCTATAAATAACCGCATCTGCTGTTGGTCATTTTTCCAGGTGGTTGCAGATTCAGCACTTTCCCAACAAGCAACAACCTGACGTAATTCTATTAGTTCCTGTTGTAAGGAATTATAAGTATTTATATCTAGAGTAATAAGATTACCAACCATAGTTGCTTCACTTGCCAGCTAGGGACTTGAAGTTAACTTCAGTATCTATTTTTCCCAATTACATCCAGCAAACAACATTATAGGTGGTCAGTTATCAGTTACCCCCTACGTGTATTTCAGAAATCAAATATGAGTCCTATAAGTAAGTCGGCACAAAAAAACCAAACTATGTGAAGAAAAGTAACCGAAGCTCAAACCCAATTCCCTCCTGAATTCTGGCTCCTGTATTCTGTCTTATCTCAATGATAATTATTGACGCCTAGTTACTTGTATCAGTCTGTTTACCTTTCCCTAACTCAACAACTCACCTAATTGATGTTGAACCAACAACCCTTTAATTGTGGCATTCTCAGCTTTGAGAGCAATATTCTCAGCTTCCAACTCACTAATTCTCGCCTTCAAAGCTTCCTTTGTCGTACCTTGTCTGTGAATCACAACCTCTCGATAAATTTCTAAATTCGCTTCCTCATTCATCCATCTTTGATAAGTCTTTGTATGCTCTTGCACACTATGTCCCATATAGTCAGCCATCGTTTTAATGGGAACTTTTAAGCGATGTCCACGTATCGCATAAGCATGACGCAAATCATAAGGTCTAAAGCCAATATCAGTATTTCTAAATCTAATATGAAGTTTTGCTGTTTTATTACTCAGCGTTCCTGCGTTATGAGGTAATTTTACATTCTTTAAATCAAATAATTCTACCCAATGAGGATATAATGGTGGAACCCCACAACTGCGCTCACCAGTCTTAGTACCATCTGTCAAACTCGGATTTAAAGTTATTAAATGAAAAGAATTTGCTGAGTCGAGAAATGCTGGTATATCGATAGCGAATAATTCATGTGGTCTTAAGCCATAAGTAGCTAACATACCATACACCCACTGCCATTGTTCAGGTTGGGTAAACTTCTCTTTACTAGTATACGCTGATAATGGCATCCCAATTTTACTAAATCCTTGAATAACTTCCTCATCTAATGGTACTTTGCGAAAGCTGGGATGAGGTTTAGGAGTAGCATAAGCATTAATTATTTTCAACCCATTAATATCGCAAAAATCGCAAAACTTTTTGAGTTGCCACACTA contains these protein-coding regions:
- a CDS encoding response regulator, yielding MMYESSKKILVIEDDVVTRDLFLIGLEAEGFETIAAPNGLVGIQQTQLYRPDLVICDILMPDMDGYSVLMTLRQNPLTAVIPFIFLTGIDTKADVRKGMELGADDYITKPSTVEELLRAIAVRLEKQALLNDWYTHNSHPTSSVVSESIFPFVPQLKDVFDFIEANYRQGITLSDVATAVGYSSAYLTHRVAEKTGDTVNGWIVRRRMAAARPLLMDTSQTIEQIALALGYQNACHFSRQFRQHHGLPPKNWRKQHQLLQASKNAKRQLIKTRTMAGGYVPLSCS
- a CDS encoding DUF3082 domain-containing protein, which gives rise to MSDPNLTPQLDTQGQIQSTPLRCIAGAIVSGGMGYALYSIMIAIATNFATKPIHSDNQLVIRITSAVRTLVVGIVALGTGICGIIAIGLLALAVQLLVQKWTKPKEN
- the ispE gene encoding 4-(cytidine 5'-diphospho)-2-C-methyl-D-erythritol kinase; this translates as MPSYTLIAPAKINLYLEIIGDRPDGFHELAMILQSIDLADQIDVRAASTDSIRVYCEHPQVPTDKSNLAYRAAELMVAKFPDAFSKYGGVEITIKKRIPVAAGLAGGSANAAAVLVGIDLLWKLGLTQSELEELGATLGSDVPFCVAGGTVIATGRGEQLSPLPNLDTIYIVLGKYRSLEVSTAWAYKTYRQQFGNTYIRDTKDLAARANAVHSGAIVKAILKKDAVDIAQKLHNDLERVVLPAYPQVLQLREVFAKQAGVLGTMMSGSGPTVFALVESHQQAEAVKLRVRDEIPDEDLELFVTRTITHGIQLTVNS
- the rsmA gene encoding 16S rRNA (adenine(1518)-N(6)/adenine(1519)-N(6))-dimethyltransferase RsmA, yielding MVQPRRHFAQHWLKSEKVLDAIVKAAGCTSDDRILEIGPGTGILTRRLLPLVQSLVAVEIDRDLCQLLAKQLGKKENFLLLQGDFLTLDSPSQLTAFPKFQKQNKVVANIPYNITGPIIEKLLGTISNPNLEPFDSIVLLVQKEVAERLYAKPESRAFGALSVRVQYLADCELICPVPAAAFYPAPKVDSAVVRLRPRQIETPALDPRKLESLIKLGFAAKRKMLRNNLQSTVERDRLTHLLQQLNINPQVRAEDLSVQQWVTLSNQLTVNS
- a CDS encoding RNA-directed DNA polymerase; the encoded protein is MAKNWAMPSATRSGNAIGINQYDLLQPLKYAKRDALLLIDTIIDNSNAQENIVDFFPGDDLLTPIQRRRGLPIGNLTSQFFANIYLNSFDHFVKEKLKAQKYIRYVDDFALFADDHNFLANARLAIEAYLATLRLKIHPVKSQLFETKHGANFLGFRILPNRIRVRTENLRRARRRLKQMQIDYAHGKISQQQVSQRLQSWVAHLNHGNTQRLRRKIFATLVFARE
- a CDS encoding IS4 family transposase translates to MLPQSYQTIFRKHLSEQQYLTLELLLLLIQAHRQVKLSTLASLFPQAITYESRKRNLQRFLVVGNLCVKLLWFPLIKYWIRQQRTGHKLNREQRRYFDKKKHQKYGYWMVALDRTQWKGRNVFMVTLVWGTHALPLYWETLNHVGNSNLQTQKRLINTAMKLLKKCRVVVLADREFHSPKLAKWLDDQGIYFALRQKKDLHFQSQPGLEYQVLKDQGFQPGMSKFYVGVKCGKADELGLFNIAVYWKRKYRNNGSKQPWYILTNLPTLQQTLCLYRCRWGIEQFFKDCKTGGYNLEDTKVNETRFLALVLLIVIAYSLATMHGQQMQNLGIETYAGRIKEHNDQTSRHSDFSFALYGQLWIYGMELWADLALLLMALKPHKRLFFQRGFQALSLMKQAV
- a CDS encoding DUF6883 domain-containing protein, which codes for MAGYCLNPEHPEGKHKARVFKSALNLDLNDAEELQTILLQAVANYDQSLVKVIHTVKNISPIFSLLVPTNKP
- a CDS encoding DUF6883 domain-containing protein is translated as MTRANKQAMIQSIWIVRNDENFPRLVTCYVI
- a CDS encoding DUF4926 domain-containing protein translates to MKLLDVVALTEDLPKLGLYRGQVGTIVDEYEHEVFEVEFSDLTGKAYAVETLNTSQLMVLYHQPIGGKTLLV
- a CDS encoding Uma2 family endonuclease produces the protein MLLQLNQLIVPVGHQLLIKDISWSAYKNILAELGENRNARVSYSQGVLEIMAPLPEHEVSKVIIGDFVKALLEELNMEFWSLGSTTFDQEKMAAGVEPDDCFYIQNEAAVRGKDRIDLTVDPPPDLAIEIDITSRTRFNNYEVLGVPELWRWNGTKLEINVLVEGKYVKSTSRIFPGLPIAEIIPEYLTRSKIDGRNAAMKAFRAWVQANRLS